From Neospora caninum Liverpool complete genome, chromosome VIII, a single genomic window includes:
- a CDS encoding DNA-directed RNA polymerase,related produces MTGRKRPPQAPPASSLSPSCPNSALGAELDPLSALSPQLSVLKPSDHATVAAKTDGKRRPSAPSTSSSATRLRFPYGASIPLDRKIPYTCPPAGRSSNFLSPSSSSSPSSSSPSSSPPSSSSPPPASSSPPSSSSPPPSSAPSSFAKGERGGGYEPRVKKTVRFDEALPRKGDPCLGEDSAKPVCTVPDKWRLLPAFFAAKGLVHQHIESYNFFVTTELQNILRAPSNRLVKSDIDPSFFIEFLNISVGTPRYEEGMILQRLTPRICRTREITYAAPVFVDAEYSKGDEIIRRKNVEIGSIPVMLRSQVCVLHGKDPAAIQKLGECPFDPGGYFIVKGTEKVLLMQEQLSKNRIIVETDMKHNVCATVTSATAESKSRTAVVLKNNKLYLRHNSFLDDLPACIVLRAMGTETDQEIMQMIGAGASLSDVTGNTAQEAVSLSLQDCHTENVLTQYQALLWVGSRIRPKMQAKGFFTPVSRGPLLSERSGGGSRSAKSVIDEAVDVLHRVVLSHIETTGNDFRAKSRFLCLMIRRVLDAANDPSLMDDKDYYGNKRLELAGQLLSLLFEDLFKRFCTHVKKQADYALSRYHQARGGAAGGGSRLKDEVPYPDCFRNLPTDIITRGMQTALSTGNWTIKRFRMERSGVSQVLSRLSYIATLGMMTRINSQFEKGRKVSGPRALQPSQWGMLCPCDTPEGESCGLVKNLALVTHVTTDEDPTPIASLAFCLGVEDADAISGEELHDRGTYLVMLNGSLLGVHRRPRQLMKNIRLLRRHGEVGEFVSVHVNEAHKTVYIASDGGRLCRPLIVVDRGRPRLLPEHMAQLENGEMCFMDLLRSSILEWIDVNEENNLLIALREEDITAESTHLEIDPLTLLGVVAGLIAFPNHNQSPRNTYQCAMGKQAMGAIAYNQFNRCDTLLYLLVYPQKPLCKSRTLDLVHFEQLPAGQNASVAIMSFSGYDIEDAIVLNRGAVDRGFGRCFALRRYSVELKKYFNGSVDRTFPPPVAQGPGQRSRSAALAPGGFPRKVSPAMASGKGAVSRRFEALEDDGVVRVGELLEEDQVYVHKFSPTNTREHVSDPLQLDNAFYAPSFARYKTVVPSYVERVICTDNSDGCRTYKVIMRQTRLPELGDKFSSRHGQKGVVGLIAPAEDLPFAESGWCPDLIMNPHGFPSRMTVGKMMELIAGKSALQIGACQYGTAFGGVSVDTLAEILASHGFHYSGKEYLTSGITGEALQTYVFAGPIYYQKLKHMVQDKIHARGRGPRQLLTRQPTEGRAKEGGLRLGEMERDCLVAYGSSALLMERLMLSSDVFEACVCATCGLMGYEGWCPYCKTGKNVAPIRMPYACKLLFQELMSMNVCPRLHIKEM; encoded by the exons ATGACTGGGCGGAAGAGGCCTCCCCaggcgcctcccgcctcttcgctgtctccttcctgtcctAACTCCGCGCTTGGCGCCGAGCTGgatcctctctctgctttaTCTCCTCAGCTCAGCGTCTTGAAACCGTCGGATCATGCGACTGTCGCCGCAAAAACCGATGGAAAACGCCGGCCCTCCGCTCCGTCCACCTCGTCGTCCGCGACGAGGCTCAGGTTTCCCTACGGCGCGAGCATTCCGCTAGACAGAAAAATCCCCTACACATGTCCTCCTGCCGGCCGATCTTCAaacttcctgtctccgtcttcttcttcgtctccttcttcttcgtctccttcttcgtctccgccttcttcttcgtctcctccgcctgcttcttcgtctccgccgtcttcttcgtctcctccgccttcttctgctccttcgtctttcgcGAAAGGCGAGCGCGGAGGGGGGTATGAGCCGCGCGTGAAGAAGACCGTGCGCTTCGACGAGGCGTtgccgaggaaaggcgaccCGTGTTTGGGGGAGGACAGCGCGAAGCCTGTCTGTACAGTCCCGGACAAGTGGCGGTTGCTGCCGGCCTTTTTCGCGGCGAAGGGCCTTGTGCACCAGCACATTGAATCGTACAACTTCTTTGTAACCACAGAGCTGCAAAACATCCTGCGCGCGCCGTCGAACCGCCTCGTGAAGAGCGATATCGACCCCTCCTTCTTCATCGAGTTCCTCAACATCTCAGTGGGAACGCCCCGGTACGAAGAAGGCATGATTTTGCAGCGTCTCACCCCACGGATCTGTCGAACGCGCGAAATCACCTACGCCGCACCCGTCTTTGTCGACGCCGAGTACAGCAAAGGCGACGAAATCATCCGCAGGAAAAACGTAGAAATCGGATCCATACCCGTCATGCTCCGCAGCCAAGTCTGCGTCCTCCACGGAAAAGACCCCGCGGCCATCCAGAAGCTCGGCGAGTGTCCTTTCGATCCTGGCGGGTACTTCATCGTCAAAGGGACCGAAAAG gtGTTGCTTATGCAGGAACAGCTTTCAAAGAACAGAATTATCGTGGAG ACGGACATGAAGCACAACGTGTGTGCGACAGTCAcgtcggcgacggcggagtCGAAGTCTCGGACGGCTGTGGTGTTGAAGAACAACAAGTTGTATCTCCGGCACAATTCGTTTTTGGACGATCTGCCTGCGTGCATTGTGCTTCGGGCAatggggacggagacggatCAGGAGATTATGCAGATGATTGGCGCGGGTGCGTCGCTGTCGGACGTGACGGGGAACACGGCGCAGGAGGCGGTGTCTTTGTCGCTACAAGACTGCCACACGGAGAACGTGCTGACGCAGTACCAGGCGCTTCTCTGGGTCGGTTCGCGCATTCGGCCCAAGATGCAGGCGAAAGGCTTCTTCACGCCTGTGTCTCGTGGACCTCTCCTCTCGGAGCGGAGCGGCGGCGGATCTCGGAGCGCCAAGTCGGTGATCGACGAGGCCGTCGACGTCCTCCACCGCGTGGTGTTGTCGCACATTGAGACGACGGGGAACGACTTTCGCGCCAAgtcgcgcttcctctgtctgATGATTCGACGCGTCCTCGACGCCGCGAACGATCCGTCCCTGATGGACGACAAGGACTACTACGGGAACAAGCGCCTGGAGCTGGCCGGtcagcttctgtctctgctctttgaGGACTTGTTCAAGCGTTTTTGCACGCACGTCAAGAAGCAAGCGGACTACGCGCTCAGCCGGTACCACCAGGCGCGCGGCGGGGCTGCTGGCGGCGGGTCGCGGCTGAAGGACGAAGTGCCGTACCCGGACTGTTTCCGGAACCTGCCGACGGACATCATTACGCGGGGCATGCAGACGGCGCTGAGCACGGGGAACTGGACCATCAAGCGGTTCCGCATGGAGCGCTCAGGCGTCTCCCAGGTGCTGTCGAGGTTGTCGTACATTGCGACTCTCGGGATGATGACGCGCATCAACTCGCAGTTCGAAAAGGGCCGGAAGGTGTCCGGACCGCGCGCGCTGCAGCCGTCGCAGTGGGGGATGCTGTGTCCGTGCGACACGCCTGAAGGCGAGTCGTGTGGCCTCGTGAAGAACCTCGCCCTCGTCACGCACGTGACGACGGACGAAGACCCGACCCCaatcgcctccctcgccttctgtctcggagtcgaagacgccgacgcaATCAGCGGCGAAGAGCTGCACGACCGCGGAACCTACCTCGTGATGCTCAACGGTTCGCTGCTCGGCGTCCACCGACGCCCGCGGCAGCTGATGAAGAACATCCGGCTGCTCAGGCGCCACGGCGAAGTCGGCGAATTCGTCTCTGTCCACGTGAACGAGGCGCACAAAACCGTCTACATCGCCTCCGACGGCGgtcgcctctgccgcccGCTCATCGTCGTCGACCGCGGCAGGCCCCGGCTCCTGCCCGAACACATGGCTCAGCTCGAGAACGGAGAAATGTGCTTCATGGACTTGCTCCGGAGCAGCATTCTCGAATGGATCGACGTGAACGAAGAGAACAACTTGCTCATCGCTttgcgcgaagaagacatcACCGCGGAATCCACACATCTCGAAATTGATCCCTTGACGCTGCTCGGCGTTGTCGCGGGGCTCATCGCGTTCCCGAACCACAACCAAAGCCCGCGAAACACCTACCAGTGCGCCATGGGAAAACAAGCCATGGGCGCGATCGCCTACAATCAATTCAACCGCTGCGACACTCTCCTCTATCTCCTCGTCTACCCCCAGAAACCGCTGTGCAAATCCCGAACGCTCGACCTCGTCCACTTCGAACAACTCCCAGCAG GTCAGAACGCGAGTGTGGCGATTATGAGTTTTTCGGGGTACGACATCGAAGACGCGATTGTGTTGAATCGCGGCGCAGTGGACCGTGGTTTTGGGCGGTGTTTTGCGCTTCGGCGCTACTCGGTGGAACTGAAAAAGTATTTCAACGGCTCCGTCGACCGCACCTTTCCGCCGCCGGTCGCGCAAGGTCCAGGCCAGCGCAGCCGCTCGGCTGCGCTGGCGCCTGGGGGATTTCCGAGGAAAGTTTCGCCGGCGATGGCGAGCGGGAAAGGCGCGGTGTCTCGGCGGTTCGAGGCCTTGGAGGACGACGGCGTCGTCCGCGTCGGCGAGCTCCTCGAGGAGGATCAGGTGTACGTCCACAAATTCTCTCCCACCAACACTCGCGAGCACGTGAGCGATCCGCTCCAACTCGACAACGCGTTCTACGCGCCGTCTTTCGCGCGGTACAAAACGGTCGTTCCGTCCTACGTGGAGCGCGTCATTTGCACGGACAACTCGGACGGCTGTCGGACGTACAAGGTGATTATGCGGCAGACGCGGCTGCCCGAGCTCGGCGACAAATTCAGTTCCCGCCACGGGCAAAAGGGCGTCGTGGGGCTGATTGCGCCGGCCGAAGATCTTCCCTTCGCCGAGTCCGGCTGGTGTCCGGACTTGATCATGAATCCCCACGGGTTTCCCTCGCGCATGACGGTCGGGAAAATGATGGAACTGATTGCGGGAAAGAGTGCGCTGCAGATCGGCGCCTGCCAGTATGGCACGGCCTTTGGCGGCGTCAGTGTAGACACGCTCGCCGAGATCCTCGCGTCGCACGGTTTCCACTACTCCGGGAAGGAGTACCTGACATCGGGCATTACCGGCGAGGCGCTCCAAACGTACGTCTTCGCCGGACCCATCTACTACCAGAAACTCAAGCACATGGTGCAAGACAAGATCCACGCCCGAGGCCGCGGACCGCGGCAACTGCTCACGCGGCAGCCGACGGAAGGCCGTGCAAAAGAAGgcggcctgcgtctcggGGAAATGGAACGCGACTGCCTCGTCGCGTACGGAAGCAGTGCGCTGCTCATGGAGCGACTCATGCTCAGCTCAGACGTGTTTGAAGCGTGCGTTTGCGCAACCTGCGGCCTGATGGGCTACGAGGGCTGGTGTCCGTACTgcaaaacggggaagaacgTCGCGCCCATTCGCATGCCCTACGCATGCAAGCTCCTCTTCCAAGAACTCATGAGCATGAACGTGTGCCCCAGACTCCACATCAAGGAAATGTAG